In Labilibaculum sp. DW002, one DNA window encodes the following:
- a CDS encoding acetyl-CoA hydrolase/transferase family protein → MQQGIKTVSFEEAAKVIKSGDRVHLHSVALAPHKFINAMCDRGRNGEIYDVTIQHIHTEGPAPYAATEFEGIFNLESLFVGANVRKQTQAGYADYIPVFLSETQQLIREGVLDVNVTVVQVSPPDKHGYVSLGTSVDCSRAAVETADTVIAIINPNVPRAFGDAMMHLRSFDVFCEDDSPLIEHHNAPLSDIDIAIGKNVANLIPDGACLQMGIGGIPNAVLAQLGNHKNLGVHTEMFADGLLPLVESGVVNGMNKKLDQGKIVAGFLMGTKELYDFVDDNPGVLMMDVAYTNGVHVIKQNPKVCAINSALSIDLTGQVCADSIGTTHYSGVGGQIDFTRGAAASEGGVPIIAMPSVTGKGVSKITPTLLQGSGVVTTRNNMRWFATEHGCVNLFGKTLQQRAKAIISVAHPDFREELDQAAFERFGSHYHFVAKKY, encoded by the coding sequence ATGCAACAAGGTATTAAAACAGTATCATTCGAAGAAGCTGCAAAGGTGATTAAATCAGGTGACAGAGTACACCTGCACTCAGTTGCTTTAGCGCCACACAAGTTTATTAACGCTATGTGTGACCGAGGTCGCAATGGTGAAATTTACGATGTAACTATACAGCACATTCACACCGAAGGACCGGCTCCATATGCTGCTACCGAGTTCGAAGGCATTTTCAATCTTGAATCTTTATTCGTAGGGGCAAATGTTCGTAAACAAACTCAAGCCGGATACGCTGATTACATTCCGGTATTCCTAAGTGAAACTCAGCAATTAATTCGCGAAGGTGTTCTTGACGTTAATGTGACTGTTGTACAGGTAAGTCCTCCGGACAAACATGGCTATGTTTCTTTAGGAACTTCTGTAGATTGTTCTCGTGCTGCTGTTGAAACTGCTGATACAGTTATAGCTATTATCAATCCAAACGTACCACGTGCTTTTGGTGATGCTATGATGCATTTAAGATCTTTCGATGTATTCTGTGAAGATGATTCTCCACTTATCGAACATCACAACGCTCCTCTTTCTGATATCGATATCGCTATTGGTAAGAATGTAGCAAATCTTATTCCTGATGGAGCTTGTCTTCAGATGGGTATTGGTGGAATTCCAAATGCTGTATTAGCTCAGCTTGGTAACCACAAAAATCTTGGTGTTCACACTGAAATGTTTGCTGACGGTCTTCTTCCATTGGTAGAAAGCGGTGTTGTAAACGGTATGAACAAAAAACTTGATCAAGGTAAAATCGTTGCTGGTTTCTTAATGGGAACTAAAGAACTTTACGATTTCGTTGATGATAATCCAGGTGTTTTGATGATGGATGTTGCTTACACAAATGGCGTACACGTTATTAAGCAAAACCCTAAAGTATGTGCAATTAACTCGGCTCTTTCTATTGATTTAACTGGTCAGGTTTGTGCTGATTCAATCGGAACAACTCACTATTCTGGTGTAGGTGGACAGATTGACTTTACTCGTGGTGCTGCTGCTTCAGAAGGTGGTGTTCCAATTATTGCTATGCCATCTGTAACTGGTAAAGGTGTTTCTAAAATTACACCAACTCTATTGCAAGGATCAGGTGTTGTAACAACTCGTAACAACATGCGTTGGTTTGCTACTGAGCACGGATGTGTTAACCTATTCGGTAAAACACTTCAGCAAAGAGCTAAGGCAATTATTTCTGTTGCTCACCCAGATTTTAGAGAAGAGCTAGATCAAGCTGCTTTCGAAAGATTCGGTTCTCATTACCACTTCGTTGCTAAAAAATACTAA